Proteins encoded by one window of Salvia splendens isolate huo1 chromosome 7, SspV2, whole genome shotgun sequence:
- the LOC121742306 gene encoding calmodulin-binding receptor kinase CaMRLK, with protein sequence MMLRLLLLISLLSLSESSTCTNTSDRALLAKAFASVSGFKPSWFFNTTCSISHINLSSRNLTGAISWKHLTNITHLRALDLSANRLTGSIPPSLWLLPNLTQINLSSNRLGGAAGLPKPASLNSSPLQKIDLSFNRFRNFTYLSNFPNLTSLNLSGNDFRVALPFWFTNLTNLEKLDISGCNISGSLRPISGLKSLKYLDISINRFTGNFPADIPSLVNLSFLNVSFNNFSGFLNSKYIDRFGNSSFIHAGNLTTTAAATAPDLHIKPTLRHKPPPQNQEINLGPIKKPKPRSKTRKRFILAASVASSIAALALASVLACYVCRKRRRARQSKWSISTPIQTPFRMEKSGPFSFETESGSSWVADIKEPTSAAVVMFEKPLMNLTFKDLIAATSHFGKESLLAEGRCGPLYRAVLPGDIHVAIKVLENARCLSRDDAAAMFEDFSRLKHPNLLPVSGYCIAGKEKLVLYEFMANGDLHRWLHELPTGAPNVEDWSADTWEIQSGAQQSSPEKMEWHTRHRIALGVARGLAYLHHARSKPVVHGHLVPSNILLADDLEPRITDFVASQDRSGGSTEDDVYSFGVVLVELLTGQRGSGDAVDGVRRLVKGGEGATALDSRLRGCGDSVSQMVECLRVGYLCTAESPEKRPTMQQVLGLLKDIHPTPLEMVSSHD encoded by the exons ATGATGCTGAGACTGCTGCTCCTaatctctctcctctctctatcAGAATCATCAACCTGCACCAACACCTCAGACCGCGCCCTCCTCGCCAAGGCATTCGCCTCCGTCTCCGGCTTCAAACCTTCCTGGTTCTTCAACACCACCTGCTCCATCTCCCACATCAATCTCTCCTCCAGAAACCTCACCGGCGCCATCTCATGGAAACACCTCACAAACATCACCCACCTCCGCGCCTTAGATCTCTCCGCCAATCGCCTCACCGGCTCCATCCCACCTTCCCTATGGCTTCTCCCCAACTTAACCCAAATCAACCTCTCCAGCAACCGCCTCGGCGGCGCCGCCGGACTCCCTAAACCGGCCTCGCTCAACTCCTCGCCTCTCCAAAAAATCGACCTCTCCTTTAATAGGTTCAGAAACTTCACTTATCTATCCAATTTTCCTAATCTCACCTCTCTCAATCTTTCCGGTAATGATTTTCGAGTTGCGCTTCCGTTTTGGTTCACCAACCTAACTAATCTCGAAAAGCTCGACATATCCGGCTGTAATATTTCGGGGAGTTTAAGGCCGATTTCTGGTCTTAAATCCTTGAAATACTTGGATATTTCCATCAATCGTTTTACCGGTAATTTCCCGGCTGATATTCCGTCGTTAGTTAATCTGAGTTTCTTGAACGTCTCGTTCAATAACTTCTCGGGTTTTCTGAATTCAAAATACATCGACCGATTCGGCAATTCCTCCTTCATCCACGCCGGCAATCTCACCACCACCGCCGCAGCCACCGCCCCTGACTTGCATATAAAGCCCACTCTCCGCCACAAACCGCCGCCGCAAAACCAAGAAATAAACCTCGGCCCAATCAAGAAACCGAAACCCAGATCGAAAACTCGGAAAAGATTCATTCTTGCGGCGTCGGTAGCTTCATCCATCGCCGCCCTCGCCCTCGCCTCCGTGCTGGCGTGTTACGTGTGCAGAAAGAGGAGAAGAGCGAGGCAGAGCAAATGGTCCATCTCGACGCCGATCCAAACCCCGTTCAGAATGGAGAAATCAGGGCCGTTTTCGTTCGAAACAGAGTCAGGGTCGTCGTGGGTTGCCGACATCAAAGAGCCCACCTCCGCCGCCGTAGTCATGTTCGAGAAGCCACTGATGAACCTCACATTCAAGGACCTCATCGCCGCCACGTCACATTTCGGCAAGGAGTCCCTGCTCGCGGAGGGGAGGTGTGGGCCCCTCTACCGCGCCGTGCTGCCCGGTGACATCCACGTGGCGATCAAGGTTCTTGAGAATGCAAGGTGCCTCAGCCGCGACGACGCTGCCGCCATGTTTGAAGACTTTTCGAGGCTCAAACACCCTAATCTGCTGCCTGTCTCTGGCTACTGCATTGcag gtaaagaaaagttggtacTGTACGAGTTTATGGCCAACGGCGATCTCCACCGTTGGCTGCACGAGCTCCCAACGGGGGCGCCCAACGTGGAGGACTGGAGCGCCGACACGTGGGAAATCCAAAGTGGGGCCCAACAAAGCAGCCCCGAGAAGATGGAGTGGCACACGCGCCACCGCATCGCTCTCGGGGTTGCGCGTGGGCTCGCCTACCTCCACCACGCCCGGTCGAAGCCCGTGGTGCACGGGCATCTGGTGCCGTCGAACATCTTGCTGGCCGATGACCTCGAGCCGCGGATCACCGACTTCGTGGCGAGCCAGGACCGATCCGGGGGGTCCACCGAGGATGATGTGTACAGTTTTGGGGTTGTGCTGGTGGAGCTGTTGACCGGTCAACGGGGCTCGGGCGACGCGGTGGATGGGGTGAGGAGGCTTGTGAAGGGCGGGGAGGGGGCGACCGCGCTCGACTCTAGGCTGAGGGGGTGTGGCGACTCGGTGAGTCAGATGGTGGAGTGCCTCCGAGTCGGGTACTTGTGCACGGCGGAGTCGCCGGAGAAGAGGCCGACCATGCAACAAGTTTTGGGCTTGCTTAAAGATATACATCCGACCCCCTTGGAAATGGTCTCAAGTCACGATTGA